DNA sequence from the Cystobacter ferrugineus genome:
AGGCGCGGCCGGAGCGGGCACGATCGCCGCGGGCGAGGCGAGCGCCAGGGCGGACGCGGCGGGCGACGGGGCCGGAGCCTCGGCGTCGGGGGCCTCGGCGAGCGCCTCCATGGCCGGGCCGGTGACGATGTTGGGCGCCTTGCCCCGCTTGCCCTTGGCGGCATCCGCGGGCGGCGGCTGGGGGACGGCGGGTGCGATGGGCACGGCGTTGGCGGCCCCCGAGGGGGACAGGAAGGATGCCCACACCGGATCCGCGCCGGGGGCGGGCCTGGCGGCGGGGACGGGGGCGGTGACGATGTTGGGGACATGGGCGGGGGCGTCGGCGGCCTTGGCGCGCGCCTCGCGGGCGGCGTCCTTGGCCTCCTTGGCGGTCTTCTTCGCGAGCGCGAGGCGCTCCTTCTCCTCCTGACGCGCCAGGCGCAGGGCCTCCTCGGCCATGAGCTCCGCCTCGGCGGCCTCGGCCTCGGCGACGAGCTGCTCGGCCTCCTCCAGCTCGGCCTCCTCCTGCTCGATCTGCGCGAGGAAGGCGGCCTCCTCCTCATCCTCCTGGGCGGCGCGCTCCTTGCGCTCCTTGTAGGCCTCCTTCTGCTGCTCCCAGAAGGCGAGGGCGGCGGCCTCCACCCGCTGGCCGAGCGCGCACGCCCCGCTCCACGCGAGCGAGCACAGCTTGAGGAAGGTGTACTGGGTGCCCACGATGAGGGCGGCGGCGCACACGGTGGTCACCAGGATGATGGTGCCCACGGTGGAGAAGAGACCCACCAGCATCCCTCCGAGCGTGGCGCCCACGAAGCCGCCGGGCGGGTGGGCCTGGCCGGGCTGGTTGCCGATGAAGAGCTGGGCGAGCACCGCGCCGCTCAGGGTGAGCAGCACGAGCGCCACCATCTGGGGCCAGCGGCGCCGCTCCCGGTTGCCCACGAAGACGATCATGGCGGCGTAGAGCCCACACAGGGGCAGCAGATACGCCCAGAAGCCGAGCAGGCCGCGCAGGTTGTCGGCGATGAGGTGGCCGATGGGGCCCACCGCGTTCTGGTAGCTCGTTCCCCGGCGGTCCTTCGCGTTGAAGGTGGCCACCGACACCAGTGACAACACCGAGACCGCCATCAGGAACAGGCCGACGAGGGCCTTGCGGCCGGGACCCGCCTCGCCGCCACCACCTCCCCGCTGGGCCTTCTTTTCCGCGAGCGCCTTGCGGCGCGTGGCGATCTCCTGCCGCGAAAGGACGGTCTTTTCCCCTCTGGCCTTCCGTTCCGCCATGACTTTGCTCACACTCTCCGTAGCTGCCTGTAGCAGCCGACGGCCGGAGTGTAGGGAGGGCAGGGGGGCGGTCAATTTTCCGGCGGTCCGTCCACGGGCCTTCCCGCATGACTACTTTGGAGCACCGGGACGGGGCGGAGCATGTATCTTGCGCCCCCGCTGCGTATCCTCACCCCAGGAGTCCTGGATCATGGCCCACACGGACAAGCCCTCCACCAACGAAGACGATTACTTCGCCCAAGAGGAGATCGAGCAGAAGCGCAAGCTGGCCTACCAGCAGGCCCAGGCCCTGGCCGCCCAGCAGCGCGAGGAACTCAAGAAGCTGCACTTCATGAAGTGCCCCAAGTGCGGCATGGATCTGCACAAGCTCACCAGGGGTGACGTGGAGATCGACACGTGCTTCAACTGCCACGGCGTCTTCCTGGACGCGGGTGAGCTGGAGCGGCTGCAGAAGCACATGGCGCACGAGAAGGATGGCCGGTGGATGGGCGCCGTCCTCAACCTCTTCAAGAACAAGTAGTCCCGCGCGGGAGCGCCCGGTCCATGAAGCTCTCTGTCGAGCAGGTCCGCCATGTGGCCACCCTCGCCCGCCTCTCCTTGTCTCCGGGGGAGGAGGAGCGCTATGCCGAGCAGCTCTCCGCCGTGCTCGACGCGGTGGCCCAGTTGCAGGAATTGGACGTGAGCGGCGTGGAGCCCACCTCCCATGCCACGCTGGCCGCCTCGCTGTTGCGCGAGGACGAGCCGCGGCCCTCGCTGCCTCCGGACCGGGCGCTGGCCAACGCGCCCGCCCGGGGAGGCACCAGCTTCGCCGTCCCGAAGAT
Encoded proteins:
- the gatC gene encoding Asp-tRNA(Asn)/Glu-tRNA(Gln) amidotransferase subunit GatC; this translates as MKLSVEQVRHVATLARLSLSPGEEERYAEQLSAVLDAVAQLQELDVSGVEPTSHATLAASLLREDEPRPSLPPDRALANAPARGGTSFAVPKILE
- a CDS encoding zf-TFIIB domain-containing protein, with the translated sequence MAHTDKPSTNEDDYFAQEEIEQKRKLAYQQAQALAAQQREELKKLHFMKCPKCGMDLHKLTRGDVEIDTCFNCHGVFLDAGELERLQKHMAHEKDGRWMGAVLNLFKNK